A portion of the Streptomyces platensis genome contains these proteins:
- a CDS encoding DUF5133 domain-containing protein: MAHPAVLRKLVDEYVVLQAVHAERGDTETRGRITELACALCISTGTSDVDAALIAAHHQLPGAQVHDDSLLAP; this comes from the coding sequence ATGGCCCACCCTGCAGTACTACGCAAGCTCGTAGACGAGTACGTCGTGTTGCAGGCTGTACACGCAGAACGCGGCGACACAGAGACGCGTGGACGAATAACAGAGCTTGCCTGTGCCCTGTGCATATCCACCGGCACCTCCGACGTGGACGCGGCTCTGATCGCCGCCCACCACCAGCTCCCCGGAGCTCAGGTGCATGACGACTCGCTCCTCGCGCCCTGA
- a CDS encoding 2OG-Fe dioxygenase family protein, which produces MPAVAVRAHCGAGEEDWARFATHWEDLARDRYASERGTCRLRRYGQFSLTPATGELSQLPDTPFVQPDRSNPLYVDVDRHFDPLTDAFVADPLLRSVVTLLGDLAGALEPAACWIAKVHPFRVVAPAGGEGQPTPEGRHRDGVTLVSSLLVGRRHATGGRSAVFAPDGHELFSATLDEPASLLVSDDRHTLHSVSPIRPLDPPRPGHRDVLVTTLTPA; this is translated from the coding sequence ATGCCCGCAGTCGCCGTGAGGGCACACTGTGGCGCCGGAGAGGAGGACTGGGCGCGCTTCGCCACGCACTGGGAGGATCTCGCCCGGGACCGGTACGCCTCAGAACGCGGAACCTGCCGACTGCGCCGCTACGGACAGTTCTCGCTCACCCCCGCCACCGGTGAGCTGTCCCAGTTGCCGGACACCCCGTTCGTGCAGCCGGACCGGAGCAACCCGCTCTACGTGGACGTCGACCGGCACTTCGATCCGCTCACCGACGCGTTCGTTGCGGACCCCCTTCTGCGCTCGGTCGTGACGCTGCTCGGGGATCTCGCGGGCGCCCTGGAACCCGCCGCCTGCTGGATCGCGAAGGTCCATCCGTTCCGGGTCGTCGCCCCCGCCGGCGGCGAAGGACAGCCGACTCCGGAGGGCCGGCACCGCGACGGAGTGACACTGGTTTCGTCCTTGCTGGTCGGCCGCCGTCATGCGACCGGGGGCCGGAGCGCCGTCTTCGCTCCGGACGGGCACGAACTATTCTCGGCCACTCTGGACGAACCCGCGAGTCTGCTCGTGTCGGACGATCGCCACACGTTGCACAGCGTGTCGCCCATCCGCCCGCTGGATCCGCCCCGGCCCGGGCACCGGGATGTGTTGGTCACTACTCTCACGCCGGCCTGA
- a CDS encoding GNAT family N-acetyltransferase — protein MVISDSTQADDEVLVVRPDLTDAELNELFAASWPTHQPTVFAAKLSRSLAWIAARRGSRLVGFVNIVGDGGVHAFILDTTVHPDERRKGLGIRLVRAAANEARTRGAEWLHVDYEPHLESFYGQCGFRPTAAGLMRL, from the coding sequence ATGGTGATCAGTGATTCGACGCAGGCCGACGATGAGGTGTTGGTCGTTCGCCCCGACCTGACGGATGCAGAACTCAACGAGTTGTTCGCAGCGTCGTGGCCGACTCACCAACCGACTGTGTTCGCAGCGAAGTTGTCGCGGAGCCTTGCGTGGATCGCGGCGCGTCGAGGGAGCCGGCTGGTCGGCTTCGTCAACATCGTCGGCGACGGTGGTGTGCACGCCTTCATCCTGGATACGACGGTGCATCCGGATGAGCGCCGTAAAGGGCTCGGAATACGGCTGGTGCGGGCGGCCGCCAACGAGGCGAGGACACGCGGCGCGGAGTGGTTGCACGTCGACTACGAGCCGCACCTGGAGTCCTTCTACGGGCAGTGCGGATTCCGGCCTACGGCTGCTGGGCTCATGCGGCTTTGA
- a CDS encoding iron-containing redox enzyme family protein, giving the protein MVTSWLRTGEGPLPTREEVRREGPYGADLQLALYVLYELHYQGFDHVDDDHEWAPELLVVRRYLEEAFLSALRADVLALGVREAMDGLLTEPAADDGTSVTHYLKREGRLWQLREYAALRSLYHLKEADPHAWVLPRLRGRAKAGMAAIEFDEFGAGRAEDIHAQLFADLMAELALETEYGHYLDLAPAETLALVNLMSLLGLHRSLRGALIGHFATVEVTSSPGSRRLAEAMRRTGAGPAAERFYDEHVEADAVHEQIVRTEVVDALLKDEPELEPDVAFGIGATTLLEGRLATSLLAAWREDRSALPAPLPHVRAREPARSAT; this is encoded by the coding sequence ATGGTGACCTCGTGGCTCCGCACCGGGGAGGGGCCCCTGCCAACCCGGGAGGAGGTCCGGCGCGAAGGCCCGTACGGGGCGGATCTCCAGCTTGCCCTCTACGTACTGTACGAACTGCACTATCAGGGCTTTGACCACGTGGACGACGACCATGAATGGGCTCCCGAACTGCTGGTGGTGCGGCGCTACCTGGAAGAGGCATTCCTCTCGGCGCTGCGTGCCGACGTCCTGGCGCTCGGTGTGCGGGAAGCAATGGACGGTCTGCTGACGGAGCCCGCCGCCGACGACGGCACCAGCGTCACCCACTACTTGAAGCGCGAAGGGCGGCTGTGGCAGCTGAGGGAGTACGCGGCCCTCCGCTCGCTGTACCACCTCAAGGAAGCAGACCCGCATGCCTGGGTCCTCCCTCGTCTACGGGGCCGCGCCAAGGCCGGGATGGCCGCCATCGAATTCGATGAGTTCGGCGCCGGACGTGCCGAGGACATCCACGCCCAGCTCTTCGCCGACCTCATGGCAGAACTGGCACTGGAGACCGAATACGGGCACTACCTCGACCTGGCACCCGCGGAAACGCTCGCCCTCGTCAATCTCATGTCCCTGCTGGGACTGCACCGGTCCCTGCGAGGGGCACTGATCGGCCACTTCGCCACGGTCGAGGTGACCTCCTCGCCAGGATCACGACGTCTCGCTGAAGCCATGCGCCGCACAGGCGCCGGCCCCGCCGCGGAGAGGTTCTACGACGAGCACGTCGAAGCGGACGCCGTCCATGAACAGATCGTCCGCACAGAAGTGGTCGACGCTCTGTTGAAGGACGAGCCGGAGCTGGAACCCGATGTCGCCTTCGGAATCGGTGCCACCACACTTCTCGAGGGCCGACTTGCCACCTCTCTCCTTGCCGCCTGGCGGGAGGACCGCAGCGCACTGCCGGCACCGTTGCCGCACGTCCGCGCCCGCGAGCCCGCACGGAGCGCGACCTGA
- a CDS encoding transposase produces MIRRHELTDREWELLAPLIPRAVTGRPRVSDRQVINGMVYKIRTGISWRDLPERYGPWQTVCTCFRRYALVLLRGSSWRV; encoded by the coding sequence GTGATACGTCGCCATGAACTCACTGATCGGGAGTGGGAGTTACTCGCTCCGCTGATACCGCGGGCCGTTACGGGACGGCCGCGTGTGTCGGACCGGCAGGTCATCAACGGGATGGTCTACAAGATCCGGACCGGGATCTCCTGGCGTGACCTGCCGGAACGCTACGGGCCCTGGCAAACGGTCTGCACATGCTTTCGCCGTTATGCGCTAGTGCTACTCCGCGGAAGTTCGTGGAGGGTGTGA
- a CDS encoding CDGSH iron-sulfur domain-containing protein, translated as MPRTPERPRRITLVRNGPLLVEGPVEVVGDDGSVAVSRRFTVAICVCRRSRSYPWCDTSHRTRCKPASAPADSANCTAGDRSRAGEQ; from the coding sequence GTGCCGAGAACTCCTGAGCGTCCGCGCCGCATCACCCTCGTCCGTAACGGCCCGCTCCTGGTGGAGGGGCCGGTGGAAGTGGTCGGTGACGACGGTTCGGTAGCCGTCTCCCGCCGCTTCACCGTCGCGATCTGTGTGTGTCGACGCAGCCGCAGCTACCCCTGGTGCGACACCAGCCATCGCACTCGTTGCAAGCCCGCGTCCGCTCCCGCAGACAGCGCCAACTGCACGGCAGGGGACCGGAGTCGGGCAGGAGAGCAGTGA
- a CDS encoding RICIN domain-containing protein — MTIARQSDRPGIRVIGAVLSTLAMATSPLVAAPAQADTASDAEPFVVNLFTPDPSGTFGSFDLVRDSEYEGGTVYSLQAGDSKPEHDFTVEPGEDGKFRLKNSASGQCLAKVPQDGTYPGDLTESACGETNAEWYVQPASNSRYRIRHVEDDLCLSVPEVSRFAPGRVETCSGDNRAQIWGIGGRINRPDQLNAMATRYALKQFDEHSSVIPSATYKVDGATTATVGRIEKVSVGPPAKNGTSRDMDQSMNWTQTTGYTYTAGGSVTTTAGITVGGEKSPVSAQFSVAVQGNWSNSWSTSETDGGFVTIHIPPGEYGWIARGQLTKTVTGTWTITNDMGETWTGYGTGTVPAKDGTDGRHSSFQGCTSDVKDKYAECQQTDPGRPTN, encoded by the coding sequence ATGACAATTGCACGCCAATCAGACAGACCAGGAATCCGCGTAATCGGCGCCGTCCTCTCGACCCTCGCCATGGCAACCTCACCGCTGGTAGCAGCACCAGCCCAGGCAGACACCGCGAGTGACGCTGAACCATTCGTTGTCAATTTGTTCACCCCGGATCCCTCCGGAACCTTCGGATCCTTTGACCTCGTACGGGACTCTGAGTATGAAGGCGGCACGGTCTACTCCCTCCAGGCCGGCGACAGCAAACCCGAACATGATTTCACGGTGGAACCTGGTGAGGATGGGAAATTCCGCCTGAAGAACAGCGCCTCCGGCCAGTGCCTGGCCAAGGTGCCGCAAGACGGCACCTACCCCGGAGACCTCACCGAATCGGCCTGCGGCGAAACGAACGCCGAGTGGTACGTCCAGCCGGCGAGTAACAGCCGATACCGCATTCGGCACGTAGAGGACGATTTGTGCCTGTCTGTCCCCGAGGTGAGCCGCTTTGCACCGGGGCGGGTCGAGACGTGCAGCGGGGACAACAGAGCACAGATTTGGGGCATCGGCGGGCGAATCAATCGCCCTGACCAGCTCAACGCGATGGCCACCCGATACGCCCTGAAGCAGTTCGACGAACACTCCAGCGTCATCCCCTCCGCCACGTACAAGGTGGACGGCGCCACCACGGCGACCGTCGGTCGCATAGAGAAGGTGAGCGTCGGCCCACCGGCGAAAAACGGGACGAGCCGTGACATGGACCAGTCGATGAACTGGACTCAGACCACCGGATACACCTACACCGCCGGAGGCTCCGTCACGACGACAGCGGGCATTACCGTGGGCGGCGAGAAAAGCCCTGTGAGTGCGCAGTTCAGTGTCGCGGTCCAAGGCAATTGGTCGAATAGTTGGAGCACGAGCGAAACTGATGGCGGCTTCGTGACCATCCACATTCCACCTGGCGAGTACGGGTGGATCGCTCGGGGACAGCTGACGAAGACCGTGACCGGCACGTGGACGATCACCAACGACATGGGGGAAACCTGGACCGGGTACGGCACCGGCACCGTTCCCGCCAAGGACGGCACCGACGGCCGGCACAGCAGCTTCCAAGGGTGCACCTCGGACGTGAAGGACAAATACGCGGAATGCCAACAGACCGATCCTGGTCGTCCGACGAACTGA
- a CDS encoding SDR family oxidoreductase, translated as MAGDNRDEQNPVTKHPQPEFEQQDQAHPGWTGPMDPPPDHGEESYQGSGLLEGRKALVTGGDSGIGRAVCLAFAREGADVLFTYLPEESEEAGETSRHIEEAGRTPVAVPCDVREEAQCERLVERAVTEFGRIDILVNNAAYQMSQPDGISAITTEQFDRVVRTNLYSMFWLSKMALPHIPQGGAILNSASVQAYKPSPHLLDYAMTKGAIVTFTQGLAQMLASDGIRVNAVAPGPVWTPLIPATLPDTTTFGKQSPLGRPAQPAEMAPAYVFLASPQASYITGEILNATGGTPLP; from the coding sequence GTGGCAGGCGACAACCGAGACGAACAGAACCCGGTCACGAAACACCCTCAGCCGGAGTTCGAGCAGCAAGACCAGGCCCACCCGGGCTGGACGGGGCCCATGGACCCTCCCCCTGACCACGGAGAGGAGTCCTACCAGGGCAGCGGCCTTCTGGAAGGACGCAAGGCCCTGGTGACCGGCGGGGACTCCGGCATCGGGCGGGCTGTCTGCCTGGCCTTCGCACGCGAGGGCGCAGACGTCCTGTTCACCTACCTCCCGGAAGAGAGCGAAGAAGCCGGCGAGACCTCCCGCCACATCGAGGAAGCCGGACGTACGCCGGTGGCGGTGCCCTGCGACGTCCGCGAGGAGGCGCAGTGCGAACGCCTCGTCGAACGCGCAGTGACGGAGTTCGGCAGGATCGACATCCTCGTCAACAACGCCGCCTACCAGATGTCACAGCCCGACGGCATCAGCGCCATCACCACCGAACAGTTCGACCGCGTCGTCCGCACCAACCTCTACAGCATGTTCTGGCTTTCGAAGATGGCCCTGCCGCACATTCCTCAGGGCGGGGCCATCCTCAATTCCGCCTCTGTGCAGGCATACAAGCCCAGCCCGCACCTGCTCGACTACGCGATGACCAAGGGCGCCATCGTCACCTTCACCCAGGGGCTGGCCCAGATGCTGGCCTCCGACGGCATCCGCGTCAACGCGGTCGCTCCCGGCCCGGTGTGGACGCCTCTGATCCCGGCGACGCTCCCAGACACCACAACCTTCGGCAAGCAGTCACCGCTAGGGCGGCCCGCCCAGCCTGCGGAGATGGCTCCCGCCTACGTCTTCCTCGCCTCGCCGCAGGCCAGCTACATCACCGGCGAGATCCTCAATGCCACCGGCGGCACACCACTTCCTTAG
- a CDS encoding HemK2/MTQ2 family protein methyltransferase — protein MSMGTLSLARPRTLVLPGVYRPQEDTRLLLRALYREGVRAGTELLDLGSGSGALAVGAARRGARVTAVDICWQAVLTTRVNAWLSRQRVTVCRGDLTAAVRGRSFDMLVSNPPYVPAAGHRPPRGPARAWDAGHDGRLLVDRICDAAPRALRPGGVLLMVHSGLCGTEDTLERLSSAGLRATVSDRAVIPFGPVLRSRLAWLRCRGLLAEAQDAEELVIIRAENS, from the coding sequence ATGAGCATGGGGACGTTGTCGCTCGCCCGGCCGCGTACGTTGGTCCTGCCTGGTGTTTACCGGCCGCAGGAGGACACACGGCTTTTGCTGCGTGCTCTGTACCGCGAGGGCGTGAGGGCGGGGACCGAGCTATTGGATCTGGGGTCGGGCAGCGGGGCCCTGGCGGTCGGAGCGGCACGGCGTGGCGCCCGGGTAACCGCGGTGGACATCTGCTGGCAGGCCGTGCTGACCACGAGGGTCAATGCGTGGCTTTCGAGGCAGCGGGTCACCGTCTGCCGCGGCGACCTGACCGCGGCGGTTCGGGGCCGCTCTTTCGACATGCTCGTCAGCAATCCGCCGTACGTACCCGCGGCCGGACACCGCCCGCCCCGGGGGCCGGCCCGCGCTTGGGACGCGGGACACGACGGTCGACTGCTCGTGGACCGTATCTGCGATGCCGCGCCGCGGGCGCTGCGTCCCGGGGGCGTCCTGCTCATGGTTCATTCCGGTCTGTGCGGCACCGAGGACACCTTGGAGCGGCTATCGTCCGCGGGGCTGCGGGCGACGGTCAGCGACCGCGCGGTCATACCGTTCGGCCCGGTCCTGCGCTCCCGGCTGGCCTGGCTGCGCTGCCGAGGCCTGCTGGCCGAGGCCCAGGACGCAGAGGAATTGGTGATCATCCGTGCCGAGAACTCCTGA
- a CDS encoding NB-ARC domain-containing protein has translation MNALEFAGRGDHAERSTWHFPLLRASELMAPVKCRRQDGPMGTGKWKARFLAVPGVAALVWLVVTAFRDGWGEADPLASVLGAGAGILALLTTLHSQSGAGGTVVPPVPPPPVIPEWVVDREEAEVVASLVRRRGGRGSVGITTGLHGAGGFGKTTLAHVVCAHRKVRQRFPGGVHVITIGRDVRGRAAIAAKVAEVTRYVTGDTMEAGTDPEQAGARLGALLDLRPRTLLVLDDVWESEQLAPFLRGGDRNCVRLITTRNSAVLPGGAARIVVDRMSQKQAEAVLTYGLPELATSLVQDLVLVTGRWALLLRMANQWLAGQAATGADLTQAARRLLERLQHRGPSAIDGVPQPVAALDLDDPQRRNQAVRASIEAATTLLPSEGGRRFAELGIFAEDETVPVSLVCRLWQASAGLHEMEARALCKQMADLSLLSLDAQTAGGTIALHDVVRDYLRSELDPELPAVHACFIDAIAHDVPWAPAPPSRTGRVRAWWEVSDGYLLDHLIEHMVEGGLAIRAEEVASDLRWIRARLHQRGPTAPLNDLSLIATPSARLMAQELGRAAPLLSPTEPGHFLDDILYSRLGNVPSWRAQAASLPRSGTILVDQYTPPDLPDPCFVLDLTEHAGTLTAAAITPDGTRLASGHADGIIHVWEVSTGRLLRTLASQSGPVSALAIGPDGSRIAATGTETRRVRLWDLRDGEQLQQWHRNSYSWNPAALAISGEDVWIAEQNDTVHVTIRGLVSGTRHHAEDIHQPCRPDVLSVSPDGRWLATQEHQPPIRIWDMHAPRQVSPRLLTRCRRRASALAISPDGQRLATADLDHTIRIWDLASNAGPRALTGHTSPVGAISVSPDGRWLAAATRTGDTARVWDLAPSPPAVSRGSQVWDVAVSPDGTWLVTADADHTLTTWNAATGTLRQVFTGPTDRIRSVAITRDGDRIVTAGIGSNLRLWDAHSGTCLTPLSTGSTQWTRALVVAPNADWIATDASDNTIRIWDLASGTCRHALTGHGHQTRALAVTAEGATLISAADDGSLRLWNPTSGELLRSIRGHGTPVSALAASPDGQWIASAGNDQTIRLWNAAASEPARLLPGHTASVKSLAVSPDGQWIASAGNDQTIRLWSTASGEPAALMRTESTLAACVFSPQSTSLYVASNSGVFAYDIRGDVQS, from the coding sequence GTGAACGCCCTCGAGTTCGCCGGTCGCGGCGACCATGCGGAGCGCTCCACATGGCACTTTCCCCTGCTCCGAGCATCCGAACTGATGGCGCCGGTGAAATGCAGGCGCCAGGATGGCCCTATGGGCACAGGCAAGTGGAAAGCGCGCTTCTTGGCCGTACCAGGGGTGGCGGCACTGGTGTGGCTGGTGGTCACTGCCTTTCGGGACGGCTGGGGGGAAGCGGATCCTCTGGCGAGCGTTCTGGGAGCGGGTGCGGGTATCTTGGCGCTGCTTACCACGCTGCATTCCCAATCTGGCGCAGGCGGGACGGTGGTACCGCCTGTTCCCCCGCCGCCGGTGATACCGGAGTGGGTCGTGGACCGCGAGGAAGCGGAAGTGGTGGCGTCATTGGTGCGCCGCCGTGGCGGACGTGGATCGGTGGGCATCACCACCGGTCTGCATGGGGCGGGCGGTTTCGGGAAGACCACGCTGGCCCACGTCGTCTGTGCGCACCGCAAGGTGCGCCAACGGTTCCCTGGCGGCGTGCACGTGATCACGATCGGCCGCGATGTGCGCGGACGGGCCGCGATCGCGGCGAAGGTCGCGGAGGTGACCCGCTACGTCACGGGGGACACCATGGAAGCGGGAACCGATCCCGAGCAGGCAGGGGCTCGGTTAGGAGCCCTGCTTGATCTGCGTCCGCGTACGCTGCTGGTGCTCGACGACGTATGGGAGTCGGAGCAGTTGGCGCCGTTCCTCCGCGGGGGCGACAGGAACTGCGTGAGGCTCATCACCACCCGCAATTCGGCAGTCCTTCCCGGCGGAGCGGCTCGGATCGTAGTCGACCGGATGTCGCAGAAACAAGCGGAAGCTGTTCTCACTTATGGCCTGCCGGAGTTGGCGACGTCTTTGGTCCAGGACCTGGTGCTGGTGACCGGGCGCTGGGCGCTGCTGCTGCGTATGGCGAACCAGTGGCTGGCGGGGCAGGCTGCCACGGGCGCCGATCTCACACAGGCCGCCCGTCGCCTGCTCGAACGGCTGCAACATCGGGGCCCATCCGCAATCGATGGCGTGCCGCAGCCCGTGGCCGCATTGGACCTTGACGATCCCCAGCGCAGGAACCAGGCGGTGCGGGCCAGTATCGAGGCCGCCACCACGCTGCTGCCGTCCGAGGGGGGTCGTCGCTTCGCGGAGCTCGGCATCTTCGCGGAGGACGAAACGGTCCCGGTCAGTCTCGTCTGTCGGCTGTGGCAGGCGAGTGCCGGCCTCCACGAGATGGAGGCGCGCGCATTGTGCAAGCAGATGGCTGACCTGTCCCTGCTCAGTCTCGACGCGCAGACCGCCGGCGGGACGATCGCTCTTCACGACGTGGTGCGCGACTATCTGCGAAGCGAACTGGATCCAGAACTGCCCGCGGTTCATGCCTGCTTCATCGACGCGATTGCCCACGATGTCCCCTGGGCTCCCGCACCCCCCTCCCGTACGGGGCGGGTACGGGCATGGTGGGAGGTGTCCGACGGCTATCTTCTTGATCACCTGATCGAGCACATGGTCGAGGGCGGGCTGGCCATCCGAGCCGAGGAGGTGGCGTCCGACCTCCGATGGATCCGTGCGCGCCTGCACCAGCGGGGCCCTACGGCCCCATTGAACGATCTCTCACTGATCGCTACGCCTTCCGCCCGTCTCATGGCCCAGGAGCTGGGACGTGCCGCTCCGCTGCTGTCCCCCACGGAGCCCGGTCACTTCCTGGACGACATCCTGTACAGCCGACTGGGGAACGTCCCGTCCTGGCGCGCCCAGGCAGCGTCCCTTCCCCGGAGCGGAACGATCCTCGTTGACCAGTACACCCCGCCCGACTTGCCCGATCCCTGCTTCGTGCTGGACCTGACTGAACACGCCGGGACACTGACGGCGGCCGCGATCACTCCGGACGGCACTCGACTGGCGAGCGGGCATGCAGACGGCATCATCCATGTCTGGGAAGTCAGCACCGGAAGGCTATTGCGTACCCTTGCCAGCCAGTCCGGGCCCGTCAGCGCTCTCGCGATCGGCCCGGACGGCTCCCGCATTGCCGCAACCGGCACGGAAACGCGAAGGGTACGTCTGTGGGACCTCCGCGACGGTGAGCAGCTTCAGCAGTGGCACAGGAACAGCTACTCCTGGAATCCGGCAGCACTCGCCATCAGTGGGGAAGACGTCTGGATCGCCGAACAAAACGACACCGTCCACGTCACCATTCGCGGTCTCGTCTCCGGCACCCGGCACCATGCGGAGGACATACACCAGCCATGCCGCCCCGACGTACTATCGGTAAGCCCGGACGGCCGCTGGCTCGCCACCCAGGAACATCAACCCCCCATCCGCATCTGGGATATGCACGCCCCACGCCAGGTATCCCCCCGCCTGCTGACGCGGTGTAGAAGGCGGGCGTCCGCGCTCGCCATCAGCCCTGACGGACAGCGACTGGCCACGGCAGACCTTGACCACACCATCCGTATCTGGGACCTCGCGAGTAATGCCGGCCCGCGCGCCTTGACCGGCCACACGAGCCCAGTCGGAGCAATCAGTGTGAGCCCGGACGGCAGGTGGCTCGCCGCCGCAACCAGAACCGGTGACACGGCACGCGTATGGGACCTGGCCCCGTCACCGCCTGCCGTCAGCCGCGGCAGCCAGGTCTGGGACGTCGCGGTCAGCCCCGACGGGACCTGGCTCGTCACCGCGGACGCCGACCACACCCTCACCACCTGGAATGCCGCGACCGGCACGCTTCGACAAGTCTTCACCGGACCCACGGACCGGATCCGATCGGTCGCCATCACCCGGGATGGCGACCGGATCGTCACGGCTGGAATCGGCAGCAACCTGCGACTCTGGGACGCACACAGCGGCACATGTCTCACCCCCCTGTCCACCGGCTCTACTCAGTGGACAAGGGCACTCGTCGTTGCGCCGAACGCCGACTGGATTGCCACCGACGCCAGCGACAACACCATCCGCATCTGGGACTTGGCATCTGGCACGTGCCGGCACGCTCTGACCGGACACGGCCACCAGACACGCGCCCTGGCCGTTACCGCGGAAGGCGCGACTCTCATCAGCGCGGCAGACGACGGCTCCCTACGCCTGTGGAACCCGACGAGTGGTGAACTTCTGCGCTCCATAAGGGGGCACGGCACGCCAGTGAGCGCCTTGGCAGCAAGCCCGGACGGCCAGTGGATCGCCAGCGCCGGAAACGACCAGACCATCCGCCTGTGGAACGCCGCCGCCAGCGAGCCCGCACGTCTCCTGCCGGGGCACACTGCGTCGGTGAAATCCTTGGCCGTCAGCCCGGATGGCCAGTGGATCGCCAGCGCCGGAAACGATCAGACCATCCGCCTGTGGAGCACTGCCAGCGGCGAACCAGCAGCCCTGATGCGTACTGAGTCCACCCTGGCTGCCTGCGTTTTCTCCCCGCAGAGCACGTCCCTGTACGTTGCCTCGAACAGCGGTGTGTTCGCCTACGACATCCGCGGCGACGTGCAGTCCTAG
- a CDS encoding carboxylate-amine ligase, with amino-acid sequence MNSRPCSDSVPARHAGAPSLGVEEEFFLIDPGSRAVASRASRVVARAREAVGDLVSGEFDECQVEVKTPPCREGADLYDELVTVRGAAASAAQAEGVGICASGTPVIGREGPAIIGDHPRYRAGLDQFGTLLDGFAICAAHVHVHMPDREEAVLVGNHLRPWLPLFVAMSANSPFLNARDMGYASWRTVIRGRFPALGAPPYVESLDHYERLAAALQESEAMLDAGVPFWDVRPNPRYPTVEVRVMDVQAEAADTVGLAVLIRALVLTAGALVRRGHTGPETCSELVRAAYWRAARDGWAGKGVDALTGRVLPCSVQAARLAEFVRPALEEHGDLDRAMGFLRRLAERGCGAQRQRASWRHRAHVADVVDDLAQLTSGRRRA; translated from the coding sequence ATGAACAGCAGGCCCTGCTCCGACTCTGTGCCGGCGCGACATGCCGGCGCCCCGTCCCTGGGCGTGGAGGAAGAGTTCTTTCTCATTGATCCGGGCAGCCGGGCGGTGGCATCGCGAGCCAGCCGGGTGGTGGCGCGTGCCCGGGAAGCGGTAGGTGATCTCGTTTCGGGGGAATTCGATGAGTGTCAGGTTGAGGTGAAGACGCCCCCTTGCCGAGAGGGTGCCGACCTGTACGACGAGCTGGTGACGGTGCGGGGGGCCGCCGCGTCGGCCGCGCAGGCCGAAGGGGTCGGCATCTGTGCTTCCGGTACACCGGTCATCGGACGCGAGGGCCCGGCAATCATTGGAGATCATCCGCGCTACCGGGCCGGCCTTGACCAGTTCGGGACCTTGCTCGACGGATTTGCCATCTGCGCCGCGCATGTCCACGTACACATGCCGGACCGGGAGGAGGCGGTGCTGGTCGGTAACCACCTGCGGCCGTGGCTGCCACTGTTCGTAGCGATGAGCGCCAACTCGCCTTTTCTCAACGCGCGTGACATGGGATATGCCAGCTGGCGCACCGTCATCAGGGGCCGGTTCCCAGCCCTGGGGGCCCCGCCGTATGTCGAGTCCCTGGACCACTATGAGCGGCTTGCCGCCGCCCTGCAGGAATCAGAGGCGATGCTTGATGCCGGCGTCCCCTTCTGGGACGTGCGACCCAATCCCCGGTACCCCACCGTGGAGGTCCGGGTCATGGATGTCCAGGCGGAGGCGGCGGACACCGTCGGCCTGGCGGTGCTGATCCGGGCGCTTGTGTTGACCGCAGGTGCGCTGGTGCGGCGTGGCCACACGGGCCCCGAGACGTGCAGCGAACTGGTTCGGGCCGCCTACTGGCGAGCGGCGCGCGACGGGTGGGCCGGCAAGGGGGTCGACGCGCTGACGGGCCGGGTCCTGCCCTGCTCCGTGCAGGCCGCCCGGCTCGCCGAGTTTGTGCGTCCCGCGCTGGAGGAGCACGGGGACCTCGACCGAGCCATGGGCTTCCTGCGCCGACTCGCCGAGCGGGGCTGCGGCGCTCAGCGTCAGCGGGCCTCGTGGCGCCATCGTGCACATGTCGCGGATGTCGTGGACGACCTTGCGCAGTTGACGTCCGGCCGACGTAGGGCGTGA